The following coding sequences are from one Rhipicephalus microplus isolate Deutch F79 chromosome 3, USDA_Rmic, whole genome shotgun sequence window:
- the LOC119159843 gene encoding uncharacterized protein LOC119159843 produces MNSLVSLAIVCLALLACVSAGGVGLGYGGGGLGYGGGGLGVGSSVVLLRGGPGFAKAVAGPTFLVSTVHHVSKVHGGGAIVAHSGLGGYGGGYGLGHGIKW; encoded by the exons ATGAACTCTCTG GTGAGCCTCGCGATCGTCTGCTTGGCGCTATTGGCGTGCGTGTCAGCCGGTGGTGTTGGTCTCGGCTACGGCGGTGGGGGCCTCGGCTACGGCGGTGGGGGCCTTGGCGTCGGCAGCAGCGTGGTGTTGCTCAGAGGTGGTCCTGGATTCGCCAAAGCTGTCGCCGGGCCGACCTTCCTCGTTAGCACGGTGCACCACGTCAGCAAGGTGCACGGTGGCGGAGCAATCGTCGCACATAGTGGACTTGGTGGTTATGGAGGAGGATACGGCCTTGGCCACGGTATCAAATGGTAG